One segment of candidate division KSB1 bacterium DNA contains the following:
- the trxB gene encoding thioredoxin-disulfide reductase, whose amino-acid sequence MEDVIILGSGPAGLTAAIYAARARLNPLVLTGSEPGGQVTLTSDIENFPGFPDGISGMEMYDLFRRQAEKFGARLEMETVEAVDLRVRPFVVNTGNNTYQAKTLIIATGSAPRKLNVPGEKELTGRGVSYCATCDGFFFQDQPVAVIGGGDSALDEGLFLTRFASQVTIIHRRDQLRASKILQERAFRNPKVTFLWNTVVEEVLGEDSVRGLKVRNVKDGQVSELEVRGVFVFIGHVPNTSLFTGQLELDANGYIVTDRYTRTSVPGVFACGDVQDPRYRQAITAAGTGAMAAIEAERYLAELSP is encoded by the coding sequence GTGGAAGATGTGATCATTCTCGGCTCCGGGCCTGCGGGCCTGACCGCGGCGATCTACGCAGCTCGGGCTCGATTGAATCCACTCGTCCTCACCGGCAGCGAGCCGGGGGGGCAGGTAACCCTGACCAGCGACATTGAGAATTTCCCTGGCTTCCCGGACGGGATCAGCGGTATGGAGATGTACGATCTCTTCCGGCGCCAGGCCGAGAAGTTTGGGGCGCGTTTGGAGATGGAGACCGTGGAGGCGGTCGACCTCAGGGTACGGCCTTTTGTTGTGAACACCGGCAACAACACCTATCAAGCCAAAACGCTGATCATCGCTACCGGGAGCGCCCCTCGCAAACTCAATGTGCCGGGGGAGAAAGAACTCACCGGCCGGGGCGTCAGCTATTGTGCCACCTGCGATGGCTTTTTCTTTCAGGATCAACCCGTAGCCGTAATCGGCGGGGGCGATAGTGCACTGGACGAGGGGCTTTTCCTCACCCGCTTCGCCTCTCAGGTGACGATCATCCATCGGCGGGACCAGTTGCGCGCGAGCAAGATCCTCCAGGAGCGGGCCTTCAGGAACCCTAAGGTTACCTTCTTGTGGAACACGGTGGTGGAGGAGGTGCTGGGTGAGGACTCGGTGCGTGGGCTGAAGGTCCGGAACGTCAAGGACGGGCAGGTGAGCGAGCTGGAGGTCAGGGGCGTATTTGTGTTCATCGGCCACGTGCCCAACACCTCTCTGTTCACGGGACAGCTTGAGCTGGACGCCAATGGGTACATCGTGACCGACCGTTACACCCGCACGAGTGTCCCGGGCGTTTTTGCCTGCGGAGACGTCCAGGATCCCCGGTACCGGCAGGCGATCACAGCTGCTGGGACCGGGGCCATGGCAGCTATCGAGGCCGAACGTTACCTGGCGGAGCTGTCTCCCTGA
- a CDS encoding Ig-like domain-containing protein encodes MSRRRWGAPYWLFFSFLLRGGSLLAQGGSATRVVDEFLTLSADWVAGEEYIVISPGELQNTDRDESWHHLAVYRGLQNVQSVALVWGRNVPGSNSGSGAAALALGLDAASSSANGYAVVKREEGLQLYQIVGGTLGLLLDEVPHPVHLDLPAAGDTTRVVFRAERDAFYFDVYVNGEYDGTLKDPLKTIPVASPYYAGLILHGLPEAINNVTAAVLVRYDDILPPTRITDLEVQPESPFSARLHWSAPAERGGTNSRAYRYDVRYSTTPIDPQTFESAPRALGAADLVPGEAGSDQEFVVYGLAPGGTYYFAIRSEDAAGNASEISFSGAVTLPPRPDRLIFVEDFSGSELGGNWAGSQGMIVEAGELRNGTPARSLATWLAEANPRRVGLRWGNSVTAEGVSTGGLALMLDAPSVSANGYLLLHQGESVKLLPISEGNVVDQTLASGPSLSGLPMGPGDLLEVEILDDKDGTHFLVYRNGVFDALVHEPQGARPPASRYYGGVLLAPGAEGAVTEFIAEVSTAEAAYLEIVQGDRQSGPVTSSLPIPLIVRLVGTDGAPVPGAVVDFRVTDGAAVLSVDSLALDGHYYLEAEEAKTRGAVQVVDDPQASGGKAALSRGETRCYVEFPLYVALAGEHRVWLRYLAPDDNSNRLSGFQVDEGDTVRHNGDDWILPTTADYVWTQPAGLSLYLGRGAHTLRVFFASPGFYLDKILLSRDPEYEPQGLGDPPVALTNLTDAEGLAWTRLTLGTVAGPVVIEAAVRGLPAIRFTEVAEPGPPQRLEMVRGDGQQGTVGSALPESLAVRVTDAYGNPIAGHRVNFWIHSGGGSLNGVGRSADVSTNEAGIGAVQLVLSTAVGNVQVRAQSFRDSDPLEGSPVTFVVQALPDVPFRLLVYSGEDQTGPAGAELPEPLAVQVQDRYGNPCPGHLVRFEVVAGGGNLEGQQSIEVTTDDQGLARARLTLGPQAGVVNRVRVSCVYQGSPLTGSPAFFEARSYTGAAARLAYVAGDSQRTTVGTHLPDPLVVQVTDPFGNPVQGFEVRFEVREGEGQLDSALAVTDSLGIARTGLTVGRVAGVWNQLVWATASQGGAPLVGSPVVFRATALPDVPSRLVKVSGDGQSGLVGGVLPLPLRVRVLDRYGNPVPGCPVLFEVIDGGGKVNGAESAEVNTAADGVAQVIWTLGPTLGPQSNRVRAHARHGGLEIDGSPVEFVASSTPREPSRLVEISGNRQVGRAGTDLEQPFVACVTDELGNPISGYLVTLRVVAGGGNIGGVTELDLATNAQGLVQATLTLGTAAGAENNVVEIIAPNLLGSPLRFVASALPNDPHQLTKVSGDGQTAPAGTPLPLPLVVKVQDRYGNPVPGHPVTFVVVAGAGSFAGEPSLQVVTDDSGRAAATYTVGPQPGVGNNVVEARSTFGGQALVGSPVRFTSSAVLGPPSRLTYVSGDSQVGVVNSPLLYPFKVRVTDAAGNAIEGHPVEFRVLSGGGTLDGTGQTVLIRTTNRDGICQVRLTLGGTPGVNNHVVQARSTHNGVDLAGSPLLFRASARSSEAVRLVYVAGSGQEGTVGKPLPQPLRVRVTDTYGNGVPGHPVTFRVVAGGGKLNGGSDTLLVRSTDAAGYADCVLILGTRAGVGLHRVEASSNNGIGPLEGSPVVFTASAVPDLPDPDSSRVWTDRGTAPADGQTSVGLFARLVDRYGNPTPGKVVTFEAIGTGHQIQQPASASDLQGMVRGSIVSTQAGTKTIRARVVTDQIDLRNSATVTFTSLAAARIVLFSGNDQTRNAGTILAESLAVRIEDRYGNPVAGYPVTFAVTKGTGKILEAQPVASNAAGIAAVHYILSRTEGTDFVEARAEGLAGSPVLFRLNAVTGVPAVAELVSGNGQTGTVDQWLPELLRVRVKDGRGDPVWGAVVRFSAPTGGEVYPTADSTDAWGIAEVHFRLGRQKGTYQVLAEASGVSAKIQFSFVASPAQAARLVAVSGAEQVGTVGLTLPQPLSVRVEDRYGNGIAGVPVAFSVVSGGGQLSVSSVRLTDGQGLASTVWTLGTRAGQQVAKAEVAGLEGSPLFFTATARPGTPDSLAAYGGANQRGQAGRELGLPIEVIVLDRYGNGVPGTGVTFVTVDGKSRIVESEPVITDERGVAGAHWILADQPGTNVAWAIRLGLRGSPVEFRAWGEASLYPVILAPGDTSVSEGQRIEFTVSAYDPDGGTVSLGASNLPRGAQFDSLRTGRFSWSPDRSAAGIYRLLFRARDDEGCVSHKITTLRVLDQNRAPEIISFTPSSRTVAITYPDSLLFSVVARDPDSDSLSFRWYVHRGSGRTLVSTGPSYRFLSTRHDPGDLTVRVTVYDRSDSASMSWQITVHTAVQLESFAAQVLPFEGVRLLWKTAREVGTLGFNILRSEQEDGTYRALNAELISSRNDRTYQYLDRTASAGKVYYYRLEDVDLSGRRTLHEPVRVSVGLPERLVLHPNYPNPFNPATRLRLEVPRATRVRIEVFDVRGRLVRVLADQLLEAGYREFLWDGRDDHGLEVPSGVYYCRAVCGAEVLTRKMLLLR; translated from the coding sequence ATGTCGCGACGTCGATGGGGAGCTCCCTACTGGCTTTTCTTCTCGTTCCTTCTTCGGGGCGGGTCGCTCCTGGCCCAGGGGGGATCTGCGACGAGGGTCGTCGATGAGTTCCTCACCCTCTCGGCCGACTGGGTGGCGGGGGAGGAGTACATCGTAATATCTCCGGGCGAGCTGCAAAACACGGATCGGGACGAGTCCTGGCACCACCTTGCGGTCTATCGGGGCCTGCAGAACGTCCAGAGCGTCGCTCTGGTCTGGGGAAGGAACGTCCCAGGGAGCAATTCCGGAAGTGGCGCTGCGGCACTGGCCCTCGGCCTCGATGCGGCTTCCAGCTCTGCGAACGGCTACGCTGTGGTCAAGAGGGAGGAAGGGCTTCAGCTCTACCAAATCGTGGGAGGTACCCTGGGGCTACTGCTGGACGAAGTTCCCCATCCTGTTCACCTGGACCTCCCCGCCGCCGGAGACACAACACGGGTGGTGTTCCGTGCGGAGCGCGACGCCTTCTATTTCGACGTCTACGTCAACGGGGAATACGACGGAACTCTGAAGGATCCGCTGAAGACCATCCCTGTGGCTTCTCCCTATTACGCGGGGTTGATCCTCCACGGACTACCTGAGGCCATCAACAACGTCACGGCGGCCGTATTGGTCCGATACGACGACATCCTCCCTCCGACCAGGATCACGGATCTGGAGGTCCAGCCGGAAAGTCCGTTCTCCGCTCGCCTGCATTGGTCTGCGCCGGCCGAACGCGGGGGCACAAATAGCCGGGCCTATCGATACGATGTCCGCTACTCGACAACTCCGATCGATCCACAGACCTTCGAGAGTGCCCCACGCGCCCTGGGGGCCGCTGATCTCGTGCCGGGGGAAGCTGGTAGCGATCAGGAGTTCGTTGTCTACGGTTTGGCCCCGGGGGGCACGTATTATTTCGCCATCCGGAGCGAAGACGCTGCGGGGAACGCTTCCGAAATTTCGTTCTCAGGCGCGGTTACTCTGCCTCCTCGACCCGACCGCCTGATCTTCGTGGAGGATTTCTCCGGGTCGGAGCTCGGCGGCAACTGGGCTGGTTCGCAGGGCATGATCGTCGAGGCGGGTGAACTTCGGAACGGCACCCCGGCCAGATCCCTGGCCACCTGGCTGGCAGAGGCGAATCCCCGCAGGGTGGGGTTGCGCTGGGGCAACAGTGTGACAGCGGAGGGTGTCTCCACCGGAGGGTTGGCCCTTATGCTCGACGCGCCCTCCGTATCCGCCAACGGTTACCTGCTGCTGCACCAGGGCGAGTCGGTCAAGCTCCTACCGATCTCCGAGGGTAACGTGGTGGACCAGACTCTCGCCTCGGGTCCATCGCTCTCCGGCCTTCCGATGGGGCCGGGCGATCTGCTCGAGGTAGAGATTCTGGACGACAAGGACGGCACACACTTTCTCGTCTACCGAAACGGTGTCTTCGATGCTCTGGTCCACGAGCCCCAGGGCGCCCGTCCTCCTGCCAGCCGTTATTACGGTGGTGTGCTCCTCGCTCCCGGGGCGGAAGGGGCAGTGACAGAGTTCATTGCCGAGGTTTCGACCGCCGAGGCGGCCTATCTGGAAATCGTCCAGGGCGACCGCCAGTCGGGCCCAGTAACGTCTTCCCTGCCAATCCCCCTCATCGTTCGGCTGGTCGGGACGGACGGTGCTCCGGTGCCCGGGGCTGTCGTGGACTTCCGGGTGACGGATGGCGCGGCAGTGCTCTCCGTAGACAGCCTCGCGCTGGACGGGCACTACTACCTGGAAGCCGAAGAGGCGAAGACCCGTGGAGCCGTGCAGGTGGTGGACGACCCCCAAGCCTCGGGCGGAAAGGCTGCCTTAAGCCGGGGGGAGACTCGATGCTACGTCGAGTTTCCCCTCTACGTTGCCTTGGCAGGTGAGCATCGAGTTTGGCTCCGTTATCTCGCTCCCGATGACAACTCCAATCGCTTATCCGGATTCCAGGTCGACGAAGGGGATACCGTAAGGCATAACGGAGATGACTGGATTCTGCCGACGACCGCTGACTACGTTTGGACGCAGCCGGCCGGACTATCCCTTTACCTGGGCCGAGGAGCCCACACCCTGCGCGTGTTTTTCGCATCGCCCGGTTTTTACCTGGACAAGATCCTGCTTAGTAGAGACCCGGAGTACGAGCCGCAGGGGCTCGGCGATCCCCCCGTTGCGCTCACCAATTTGACGGACGCTGAAGGTCTCGCCTGGACCCGATTGACCTTGGGAACCGTGGCCGGTCCGGTGGTGATCGAAGCGGCTGTGCGGGGACTCCCGGCCATAAGGTTCACGGAGGTAGCGGAGCCAGGGCCGCCGCAGCGCCTGGAGATGGTTAGAGGGGATGGCCAGCAAGGCACGGTGGGATCGGCCCTGCCGGAGTCCCTCGCGGTCCGCGTGACCGATGCCTACGGCAATCCGATCGCTGGACACCGGGTAAACTTCTGGATCCATTCCGGGGGTGGGTCGCTGAACGGGGTCGGGCGAAGCGCGGACGTTTCCACGAACGAAGCGGGCATCGGGGCTGTGCAGCTGGTACTCTCGACGGCAGTTGGAAATGTGCAGGTACGCGCCCAGTCCTTCCGAGACAGCGATCCCCTGGAAGGCTCGCCCGTGACCTTTGTGGTTCAGGCTCTGCCCGATGTGCCCTTCCGCCTCCTCGTGTACTCCGGCGAGGATCAGACAGGGCCGGCCGGTGCGGAGCTGCCAGAGCCCCTTGCGGTGCAGGTGCAGGATCGATACGGGAATCCGTGCCCCGGTCACCTGGTGCGTTTCGAGGTCGTAGCTGGAGGCGGCAACCTGGAGGGCCAACAGAGCATCGAGGTCACCACGGACGATCAGGGTTTGGCGAGGGCGCGTCTCACCCTTGGCCCTCAGGCGGGGGTGGTGAACCGTGTGCGTGTCAGTTGTGTGTATCAGGGCAGCCCGTTAACAGGCTCGCCGGCCTTCTTCGAGGCGCGGTCCTACACGGGAGCGGCCGCCCGGCTCGCTTATGTGGCCGGCGATTCCCAGCGGACTACGGTCGGCACCCACCTTCCGGACCCTCTGGTGGTTCAGGTTACGGACCCATTCGGCAATCCGGTTCAGGGATTCGAGGTGCGCTTTGAGGTGAGAGAGGGGGAAGGGCAGCTCGACAGTGCCCTCGCCGTCACGGACAGCCTCGGGATCGCACGCACAGGCCTCACCGTCGGCAGGGTGGCTGGGGTCTGGAACCAGCTGGTTTGGGCCACAGCCTCGCAGGGAGGCGCTCCACTCGTGGGGTCCCCGGTCGTCTTCCGCGCAACGGCTCTGCCGGACGTGCCGTCGCGACTTGTCAAAGTCAGCGGGGACGGACAGTCGGGGCTGGTAGGGGGCGTGCTCCCTCTGCCTCTGCGCGTCCGGGTGCTGGATCGCTACGGAAATCCGGTTCCCGGATGCCCGGTGCTCTTCGAAGTGATCGATGGAGGCGGGAAAGTCAACGGGGCAGAATCGGCGGAGGTGAACACAGCAGCCGATGGCGTGGCGCAGGTGATCTGGACCCTGGGCCCGACCCTTGGCCCCCAGTCCAATAGGGTGAGGGCCCACGCCCGACACGGCGGGCTGGAGATCGACGGGAGCCCGGTCGAGTTCGTTGCCTCCTCCACTCCCCGCGAGCCGAGTCGTCTTGTCGAGATCAGTGGGAATCGCCAGGTCGGGAGGGCCGGAACAGACCTGGAGCAGCCCTTTGTAGCCTGCGTCACGGACGAGCTGGGGAACCCGATTTCCGGTTATCTGGTCACCCTGAGGGTGGTGGCAGGCGGTGGAAACATCGGGGGTGTCACGGAACTGGATCTGGCTACGAACGCACAGGGTCTGGTGCAGGCCACTCTGACGTTGGGGACCGCCGCAGGCGCGGAGAACAACGTGGTTGAGATCATTGCGCCAAACCTCCTGGGCTCGCCGCTGCGGTTTGTGGCAAGCGCCTTGCCGAATGATCCCCATCAACTGACGAAAGTCTCGGGCGATGGTCAGACGGCCCCAGCAGGCACGCCCTTGCCGCTGCCCCTTGTCGTCAAAGTACAGGACCGCTACGGCAACCCGGTGCCAGGGCATCCGGTGACGTTTGTGGTTGTCGCCGGCGCTGGGTCCTTCGCAGGAGAGCCCAGCCTCCAGGTCGTCACGGACGATAGCGGGCGGGCAGCGGCCACGTACACCGTCGGTCCGCAGCCGGGTGTGGGGAACAATGTGGTAGAAGCCCGGTCCACTTTCGGAGGCCAAGCTCTGGTAGGAAGCCCCGTGCGGTTCACAAGCAGCGCGGTCTTGGGTCCCCCCTCTCGACTCACGTACGTGAGCGGCGATAGTCAGGTCGGTGTCGTCAACAGCCCGCTCCTGTATCCGTTCAAGGTACGCGTCACCGACGCAGCGGGAAACGCCATTGAGGGGCATCCTGTCGAGTTCCGTGTGTTGTCGGGGGGAGGCACTCTGGACGGGACGGGGCAAACGGTCCTCATTCGCACTACGAATCGCGACGGCATCTGTCAAGTCCGGCTCACCTTGGGAGGGACTCCGGGCGTCAACAATCACGTGGTCCAGGCCAGGTCCACCCACAACGGCGTCGATCTGGCGGGATCTCCCCTACTTTTCCGAGCGTCTGCTCGGAGCAGTGAGGCTGTGCGCCTCGTGTACGTCGCGGGAAGCGGCCAAGAGGGGACCGTCGGCAAGCCTCTTCCCCAGCCCTTGCGTGTGCGCGTGACGGATACCTACGGAAACGGCGTGCCGGGTCATCCTGTGACCTTCCGTGTAGTTGCGGGCGGCGGCAAACTGAATGGCGGGAGTGACACGCTGCTTGTACGGTCGACCGACGCCGCCGGTTATGCCGACTGCGTCCTGATCCTGGGAACACGCGCCGGTGTCGGCCTTCATCGGGTAGAGGCTTCCTCGAACAACGGCATCGGACCCCTCGAAGGCTCGCCCGTGGTTTTCACGGCCAGCGCCGTACCCGATCTACCGGATCCCGACAGTTCCAGGGTCTGGACCGATAGGGGAACGGCCCCTGCGGATGGTCAAACAAGCGTGGGACTTTTCGCCCGTTTGGTGGACCGCTACGGCAACCCGACACCGGGCAAGGTGGTCACGTTCGAAGCCATCGGAACGGGACATCAGATCCAGCAGCCCGCCTCCGCTTCGGACCTGCAGGGAATGGTGAGGGGCAGCATTGTCTCCACCCAAGCCGGCACGAAGACGATCAGGGCCCGGGTGGTTACGGACCAGATCGATCTGCGAAATTCGGCCACCGTCACCTTTACCTCTCTGGCCGCCGCGAGGATCGTTCTGTTCAGCGGGAACGACCAGACCCGGAACGCCGGGACGATCCTGGCCGAGAGTCTGGCTGTGCGCATCGAGGATCGCTACGGGAACCCGGTAGCCGGATACCCGGTGACTTTCGCCGTCACCAAAGGCACCGGGAAGATTCTCGAAGCGCAGCCCGTCGCGTCCAATGCGGCGGGAATCGCTGCGGTCCACTACATCTTGAGCCGCACGGAGGGCACCGACTTCGTGGAGGCACGAGCGGAAGGCCTTGCGGGCTCGCCCGTGCTCTTCCGCTTGAATGCCGTTACCGGAGTACCGGCGGTCGCGGAGCTCGTCTCCGGAAACGGCCAGACCGGCACGGTAGATCAATGGCTGCCCGAGCTTTTGAGGGTTCGGGTCAAGGATGGGAGGGGCGATCCCGTGTGGGGAGCGGTGGTTCGCTTCTCGGCCCCGACGGGCGGGGAAGTCTACCCGACCGCAGACAGCACGGACGCGTGGGGGATCGCGGAAGTCCACTTCCGTCTTGGCCGGCAAAAGGGCACCTATCAGGTTCTTGCTGAGGCAAGCGGGGTCAGCGCTAAGATCCAGTTTTCCTTCGTCGCCAGTCCGGCTCAGGCCGCGCGGCTCGTGGCCGTGTCGGGCGCTGAGCAGGTGGGCACGGTGGGCCTCACCTTGCCCCAGCCACTGAGTGTGCGCGTCGAGGACCGCTACGGCAATGGGATTGCGGGCGTCCCGGTGGCTTTCAGCGTGGTCAGCGGCGGCGGTCAGCTTTCGGTATCGTCTGTCCGGCTTACCGATGGGCAGGGGCTGGCCAGCACAGTCTGGACGCTGGGAACGCGAGCCGGCCAGCAGGTGGCGAAAGCCGAGGTGGCCGGGCTTGAGGGCTCCCCGCTCTTCTTTACCGCGACGGCAAGACCGGGGACCCCAGACAGCCTGGCCGCTTATGGCGGCGCAAACCAGCGCGGGCAGGCAGGGCGAGAACTCGGCTTGCCCATCGAGGTGATCGTGCTGGACCGCTACGGGAATGGTGTGCCGGGTACAGGTGTGACCTTCGTTACCGTAGATGGCAAGAGCCGCATCGTAGAAAGCGAGCCGGTGATCACGGACGAGAGGGGTGTGGCCGGCGCCCACTGGATTTTGGCCGACCAGCCAGGGACCAATGTGGCCTGGGCGATCCGGTTGGGCTTGCGGGGCTCCCCCGTCGAGTTTCGAGCTTGGGGCGAAGCCAGCCTCTACCCCGTAATCCTGGCCCCGGGGGATACCTCCGTGAGTGAGGGACAGAGGATCGAGTTCACCGTCTCAGCCTACGATCCCGACGGCGGCACCGTGAGCCTGGGAGCGTCAAACCTCCCTCGCGGTGCGCAATTCGATAGCCTTCGTACCGGACGATTCTCGTGGTCCCCGGATCGCTCCGCGGCCGGCATCTATCGACTCCTGTTCCGCGCCCGTGACGATGAGGGCTGTGTCTCCCACAAGATTACCACCTTGCGCGTGCTCGACCAGAACAGGGCTCCGGAAATCATCTCATTTACGCCCAGCTCCCGGACGGTGGCGATCACTTATCCCGATAGCCTGCTCTTTTCCGTTGTCGCCCGGGACCCGGACTCGGACTCCCTGAGCTTCCGTTGGTACGTGCATCGCGGCAGTGGGCGCACCCTTGTGTCCACGGGCCCCTCCTATCGCTTCCTCAGCACGCGACACGATCCAGGGGATCTCACCGTCCGGGTCACGGTGTATGACCGGTCGGATTCGGCCAGTATGAGCTGGCAGATTACGGTGCACACCGCGGTCCAGCTGGAGTCCTTTGCAGCGCAGGTTCTCCCGTTCGAAGGCGTGCGCCTATTGTGGAAGACGGCTCGTGAGGTGGGGACGCTCGGATTCAACATCTTGCGCTCGGAACAGGAGGACGGTACGTACCGCGCGCTCAACGCGGAGCTCATCTCCTCACGCAACGACCGTACGTACCAATACCTTGACCGTACTGCTTCGGCGGGAAAGGTGTACTACTATCGACTGGAGGACGTGGACCTCTCCGGCCGCAGGACCCTTCACGAGCCGGTGCGTGTCTCGGTTGGGCTGCCAGAAAGGTTGGTTCTCCACCCCAACTACCCCAACCCGTTTAACCCGGCCACGCGTCTACGCCTGGAGGTCCCGCGCGCCACGCGGGTGCGCATTGAGGTGTTCGACGTGCGGGGACGGCTGGTCCGCGTCTTGGCCGACCAGCTTCTCGAGGCCGGCTATCGCGAATTCCTATGGGATGGGCGGGACGATCACGGCCTCGAGGTCCCGTCGGGTGTCTACTATTGCCGCGCGGTTTGCGGGGCGGAGGTCCTGACGCGCAAAATGCTCCTCCTGCGCTAA